One window from the genome of Clarias gariepinus isolate MV-2021 ecotype Netherlands chromosome 15, CGAR_prim_01v2, whole genome shotgun sequence encodes:
- the plaat1 gene encoding phospholipase A and acyltransferase 1 produces the protein MTGNQPNATPTMATSDPDTVSEPQPGDLIEIFRPAYQHWAMYLGDGYIINLTPVDESQANAMSSVKSVFTRKAVVRMQLLKDVIGSDAFRVNNKYDSSHTPLPVSEIIEQAQMLIGQEVSYDLLGNNCEHFVTLLRYGEGVSEQATRAIGALGLVTAATSALSMLGIINSRNRNRP, from the exons ATGACGGGTAATCAGCCAAACGCAACCCCTACT aTGGCCACTAGTGACCCAGACACTGTCAGCGAACCCCAGCCTGGTGACCTCATCGAGATCTTTCGACCGGCATATCAGCACTGGGCCATGTACCTGGGAGACGGATACATCATCAACCTTACACCAGTCG ATGAGAGCCAAGCAAACGCTATGTCTAGCGTGAAGTCAGTGTTCACCCGTAAGGCCGTGGTGCGCATGCAGCTCCTGAAGGACGTCATTGGGAGCGATGCGTTCCGTGTCAACAATAAATACGACAGCAGTCACACACCTCTGCCCGTGTCTGAGATCATTGAACAAGCACAGatgctgattggtcaggaggtgtcATATGACCTGCTGGGCAACAACTGCGAGCACTTTGTCACCCTGCTGCGATATGGTGAAGGCGTATCTGAGCAG GCAACACGTGCTATTGGGgcgttaggtctggtcacagcaGCAACCAGTGCTTTATCCATGCTCGGCATCATCAACTCTCGCAACAGAAACAGACCCTGA